Part of the Candidatus Methylomirabilota bacterium genome, GCGATCGTAGGTCGCCTTCACGTCGTCGGCGGTGAAGTCGGCGCCGTCGTGGAACTTGACGCCCTTCCTCAGGTGGAAGGTGTACTTCTTCCCGTCCGGCGAGATGTCGTACTTCCAGGCCAGGTCCGGGATGATGGTCTGCCCATCCTTCGGGCTGCGCCGGAGCAGCGTGTCGTACATCGGGCTCTGGGGCCCGATGTTGGCCACGGTGCCGGACTGATGCACGTCGAAGTGCGCGGGGGCATTGTGCACGGCGTAGCGGAGGGTGCCGCCCCGCTTGGCCGCGGGATCGGGCCGTACGGGAGAGGGCGTCTCCTGCGCCTCGGCGCGGCGGCGGAGCACCGCGGGGCCAAGGGCAGCGGCGCCGCCGGCCACGCCCGCGGTACGCAGGAAGGCGCGACGGCTGACGGGCTGCTGGGAGCGGTCAGAGCGGGTTGAATTGGCCATGTGGGCACCCTCCTATAGGGCTCATCCCGCGCATCGGCGCGCGAGGGTGGGGAGACCATACACGAGGGCCCGCAGGGTTACAAGACATGTCCCGACGCCGCCGGCCGAGGTCGGCGCCCTCCCCGTTTCTAGGGCCCTCCGGAGCCCGGGTGATACCCTGAGTGGACCGCCGTGAGCACCGCATTCCGCCCGGAGCCCGCACCGATCGATGTGCCCGCCGAGCCCGCGGTGCGCCTGATCCCCCTGGGGGGGCTTGGCGAGATCGGGCTCAACATGATGCTCCTCGAGTCGGGCGAGGACATCGTGGCGGTGGACTGCGGCCTCCTCTTCCCCGACGACGAGATGCCGGGTGTGGACTACGTGATCCCGGACTTCTCCTACCTGGGCGAGCACCGCGAGCGCTTCCGCGCGGTGGTGCTGACCCACGGCCACGAGGATCACATCGGCGCGCTCTCGTACCTCCTGCGCGACTTCGACGTGCCCGTGTACGGCACGCCGCTCACCCTCGCCATCGCGCGCCACCGCCTCGCCGAGCACGGTCTCCTCGAGCGCGTGGATCTGCGCGCCTACAGGCCCGGCGACGAGATCGTGGCCGGCTGCTTCCGCATCCTGCCGATGCGCGTGACCCACTCCATCGCCGACGGCATCGGGCTCGCCATCGAGACGCCGGCGGGCACGGTGGTGCACACGGGCGACTTCAAGCTCGACCCCAATCCGGTGGACGGCGAGCAGCCGGATTACTCGCGCTTCGCGGCCCTCGGCGAGCGCGGCGTGCTCTGCCTCTGCTCCGACTCCACCAATGTCGGGCGCCCGGGGCGCACGGGGTCGGAGACCGAGGTCGGCGCGGCGCTGCGCGGGCGCTTCGCCGCCGCCCACGGCCGCATCATCGTGGCGACGTTCGCCTCGCACGTCCACCGCATCCAGCAGGTGCTCGAACTGGCGGCGGAGCGCTCGCGCAAAGTCGGCCTCCTCGGGCGCAGCATGGCGGCCAATGTCGCCGTCGCGGCGGAGCTCGGCTATCTCAAGGTGCCGGACGACGTGCTCTGGCCGCTCGAGGACCTCGTGGAGCTGCCCGCGAATCGTCAGGTCATTCTCTCGACGGGCAGCCAGGGTGAGCCCAACTCCGCGCTGGCCCTCATGGCCGCGGGCGAGCACAAGCACTTCGCCGTCGGCGAGGGCGACCTGGTGATCTTCTCGTCGCGGGTGATCCCCGGCAATGAGCGCGTGATCGGGCGCCTCATCAATGCGCTCCTGCGTCGCGGCGCCGAGGTGCTGTGGGAGGACGTGGCCTTCGTGCACGTGTCCGGCCACGCGAGCCAGGACGATCTCCGCCAGATGCTCGAGCTGACGAAGCCGCGCTACTTCATGCCCGTGCACGGCGAGTATCGCCACCTGCTCCAGCATGCGCGGCTCGCCGAGGACGCGGGGGTGCCGGCCGAGCGCATCTTCCTGATCGAGGACGGGCTCGGGCTCGAGCTGACGAAGTCCGGGGCGCGCGTGCTCGGCCCCTATCCCGCCGGGCGCGTGTTCGTGGACGGCAAGGGCATCGGGGACGTGGGCTCGGTGGTGCTCCGCGACCGCCAGCTCCTCGCCGAGGCCGGGATGGTGGTGGTGGCGCTGACCATTGACCGGGTGACGGGCTCGCTGGTCGCGGGACCCGAGATCGCCTCCCGCGGGTTCGTCTACATGAAGGAGTCCGATGAGCTGATGGCCGAGGTGAAGGAGGCCGTCCGCGAGGCGATCGCGCAACGTGAAGATCCCGAGGTCCTGGACCGCGAGCTGTTCGGCGCGCGCGTGCGGAGTGCGGTGCGACGCTTCATCAATCAGCGCTTCCAGCGCAAGCCCATCGTGATCCCCGTGATCATGGAAGTGTAGGGGCGGGAGGCCCACATGGCAGCCGGCAAGATCGTGGATGCGAGCGCCACCGACAGGGAGGCGCCGGGGCGTACCCCGTCGGCCGGCCGCCGCGACGCCGCGGCGGGCGAGGCACGGCGGCGCCACGCGAAGGAGCGGCGCAAGGCGAAGGGCGACGGCCGGTGGGTGCGCGAGGTGAAGGGCATCCTGGCCCTCGCACTGGCGGGCTTCGCCCTCGTGGCGCTCTATGCCTTCGATCCCATGCGCCATCCGCTCGATCAGTCGAGCCCCGGCGGGCCGGTGGGGCTCTGGCTCGGCTGGGCCGCGTTCTGGGCTTTCGGCTACGCGGGCTACGTGTTCCCGCTGCTGCTCATCCTCTAC contains:
- a CDS encoding ribonuclease J is translated as MSTAFRPEPAPIDVPAEPAVRLIPLGGLGEIGLNMMLLESGEDIVAVDCGLLFPDDEMPGVDYVIPDFSYLGEHRERFRAVVLTHGHEDHIGALSYLLRDFDVPVYGTPLTLAIARHRLAEHGLLERVDLRAYRPGDEIVAGCFRILPMRVTHSIADGIGLAIETPAGTVVHTGDFKLDPNPVDGEQPDYSRFAALGERGVLCLCSDSTNVGRPGRTGSETEVGAALRGRFAAAHGRIIVATFASHVHRIQQVLELAAERSRKVGLLGRSMAANVAVAAELGYLKVPDDVLWPLEDLVELPANRQVILSTGSQGEPNSALALMAAGEHKHFAVGEGDLVIFSSRVIPGNERVIGRLINALLRRGAEVLWEDVAFVHVSGHASQDDLRQMLELTKPRYFMPVHGEYRHLLQHARLAEDAGVPAERIFLIEDGLGLELTKSGARVLGPYPAGRVFVDGKGIGDVGSVVLRDRQLLAEAGMVVVALTIDRVTGSLVAGPEIASRGFVYMKESDELMAEVKEAVREAIAQREDPEVLDRELFGARVRSAVRRFINQRFQRKPIVIPVIMEV